Proteins from a single region of Cupriavidus sp. MP-37:
- the oxlT gene encoding oxalate/formate MFS antiporter, with the protein MAQWEASAPAGRDDMNGRGLQNRWIQLAIGVVCMGLVANLQYGWTLFVAPMNAKHHWGASAIQVAFSIFIVTETWLVPLEGWLVDKFGPRPVVAGGAICAGLAWVMNAYATTLPELYVAAVIAGIGAGGVYGTCVGNALKWFPDKRGLAAGLTAAGFGAGAAITVIPIANMIQSAGYEQAFLFFGILQGLCIFVLALLLVKPRAPKGAVAAKAVLTNPVEYTPGQMVKTPVFWLIYASFVAVAAGGIMATAQLGPIAKDYGFASMPVTLLGLTLPLLTMTLSIDNLCNGFTRPLCGLLSDRFGRENTMFVIFIGEGLALLGLMQLGHNPYWFMFFAALTFLFWGEIFSIFPALCADTFGSKFAAANAGTLYTAKGTAAMLVPLASILSARGGWEAVFTVAAVVTIAAGLSAKLVLAPMRRRFITGQAAVTLPAGEGGLVANAAARRGE; encoded by the coding sequence ATGGCGCAATGGGAAGCATCGGCCCCCGCCGGTCGCGACGACATGAACGGGCGCGGGCTGCAGAACCGCTGGATCCAGCTTGCAATCGGCGTGGTATGCATGGGTCTGGTGGCGAACTTGCAGTACGGCTGGACCCTCTTCGTGGCACCGATGAACGCAAAACACCACTGGGGCGCGTCCGCCATCCAGGTGGCATTTTCCATTTTCATCGTGACCGAGACCTGGCTGGTGCCGCTCGAAGGCTGGCTGGTCGACAAGTTCGGCCCGCGTCCGGTGGTGGCGGGCGGGGCGATCTGCGCCGGGCTGGCGTGGGTGATGAACGCGTATGCGACCACGCTGCCGGAGCTGTATGTGGCCGCGGTGATCGCGGGCATCGGCGCGGGCGGTGTCTACGGAACCTGCGTCGGCAACGCGCTGAAGTGGTTCCCCGACAAGCGCGGCCTGGCTGCCGGCCTGACCGCGGCGGGCTTTGGCGCGGGCGCGGCCATTACCGTGATCCCGATCGCGAACATGATCCAGAGCGCGGGCTATGAGCAGGCCTTCCTGTTCTTCGGCATCCTGCAAGGGCTTTGCATCTTCGTGCTGGCGTTGCTGCTGGTGAAGCCCCGGGCGCCCAAAGGGGCGGTGGCGGCGAAAGCGGTGCTGACCAATCCGGTGGAATACACGCCCGGGCAGATGGTAAAGACGCCGGTGTTCTGGCTGATCTATGCCAGCTTTGTCGCGGTGGCGGCGGGCGGCATCATGGCCACCGCGCAGCTGGGGCCGATTGCCAAGGACTATGGCTTTGCCTCGATGCCGGTGACGCTGCTCGGACTGACCTTGCCGCTGCTGACCATGACGCTGTCGATCGACAACCTGTGCAATGGCTTCACCCGGCCGCTGTGCGGGCTCCTGTCGGACCGGTTCGGTCGCGAGAACACGATGTTCGTGATCTTCATCGGCGAAGGCCTGGCGCTGCTGGGGCTGATGCAGCTCGGGCACAACCCCTACTGGTTCATGTTCTTCGCGGCGCTGACGTTCCTGTTCTGGGGCGAGATCTTCTCGATCTTCCCGGCGCTGTGCGCGGACACGTTCGGCAGCAAATTCGCGGCGGCGAATGCGGGCACGCTGTACACCGCCAAGGGCACGGCGGCGATGCTGGTGCCGCTGGCGTCCATCCTGTCGGCGCGCGGCGGCTGGGAAGCGGTATTCACGGTGGCCGCGGTGGTGACGATCGCGGCCGGACTGTCGGCGAAGCTGGTGCTGGCGCCGATGCGCAGACGGTTTATCACGGGCCAGGCGGCCGTCACCCTGCCGGCAGGGGAGGGCGGCCTGGTCGCGAACGCAGCGGCCAGGCGGGGGGAATAG